TACGAGGAAGCGCGCAAGGCGCGGGCGGCCCGGAAGAACCAGCACCAGATCGAGATCAAGGAAGTCAAGTTCCGGCCCGGCATCGAGCCGCACGACTTCGAGTTCAAGATCCGGCACGCACGGCGCTTCCTGGACGAAGGCAACAAGGTGAAGGTCACGATGATGTTCCGTGGCCGGCAGATCGCGAAT
The sequence above is a segment of the Longimicrobiales bacterium genome. Coding sequences within it:
- the infC gene encoding translation initiation factor IF-3: YEEARKARAARKNQHQIEIKEVKFRPGIEPHDFEFKIRHARRFLDEGNKVKVTMMFRGRQIANPDAGREVMVRVAEELEDLGKVEQMPSMEGRTMIMIVGPKKAR